The sequence TAAACAGGTTCAATCTGCCTAAAATCCAAATTGTGCCATGTACGAGAATGTTTGCCTTCTTTAATATCTTTAAAATCATCAGAATTAATATACTTAGAAAATAATTGTTCATTTTTTACATTATCAAAATATTCCGGATTTATATCATAAACTTTAGTCAGATAATTAATTACTCGTTCTACATTATTTTGTTTAGCATAATAACAGGCAAATTCATACGATATATCAATATTATAGGGTGAATAATGACATATAACATTAAATAATTTTAATGCTTTGTTGATTTTTTGTTCTTGAAGTAATAGTCTTAGCTTTTGTAATTCTTCTTTAATTTCATTACTGTTTAAGAACCTGTTTCTGTATTTTTTCATTTTGTTAATTTTACTCAAGCAATTTTTAAAATAATTCATTATCTCGTAAACTTTTAAAATCAGCTTCATTTTTTAAAGCTTCTTTTTTGTTCGGGTCTGTCTCAATAGTTTTTTTTTATCATTTGTAATGCTGTTTTGTTACTATCGTTTAATTGTTTTTTGTTCATGGTTTTATCATTTTTTGCTTGGTTATCTTTTAAGGATAGTTTGTTATTTTTTTTGCCACAGCCTGTTCCGTTTTTTTCGGAAAATGCACGAATAAATACATATGGCTGATATTAAACAACATATTTAATTTTTATTCTTTTGCTCCGTTTTCTTTGAGGAGTTTAATCATTTCTTCTTTTTTATTTTCTTTTGCTATTGTTAATGATGTTTGTCCGGTTTTGTTTTTTGCGTTTACATCTGCACCTTTTTCAATTAATAATTTTGCTACATCAAAAAAACCTTTTACAGCTGCAGGCATTAAAACTGTCCAACCACCTTTATCTTTTACATTTACATCTGCACCTTTTTCAATAAGTAATTTCACAATATCAAGAGAGCCGACATAAACTGCAAACATTAGGGCTTTTGTATTTACATCCGCACCTTTTTCAATTAAAGCTTTTACTTCTTTGATGTTATTATTTTCAACTGCTTTAAACAGTTTTTCGTTTAATTGTTTTCTGTTCATAGTTTTAGTTAATTTTATTCTTCTTTTGCTCCGTTTTCTTTGAGGAGTTTAATTATTTTTTCATTTTTATTTTCTTTTGCTATTTTCAATGCTGTTTCGCCGGCTTCATTTTTTGCATTTACATCTGCACCTTTTTCAATTAAAAATTTTATTATATCAAGAGAACCTGCAAACATCAGGGCTGTCCAATCATCTTTGGCTTTAGTTTAAAATGGCGATGTTTTGTTATTGTAAATATTTTTGACAGCATA comes from Bacteroidales bacterium and encodes:
- a CDS encoding ankyrin repeat domain-containing protein, with amino-acid sequence MNRKQLNEKLFKAVENNNIKEVKALIEKGADVNTKALMFAVYVGSLDIVKLLIEKGADVNVKDKGGWTVLMPAAVKGFFDVAKLLIEKGADVNAKNKTGQTSLTIAKENKKEEMIKLLKENGAKE